From one Lycium ferocissimum isolate CSIRO_LF1 chromosome 5, AGI_CSIRO_Lferr_CH_V1, whole genome shotgun sequence genomic stretch:
- the LOC132056711 gene encoding probable isoaspartyl peptidase/L-asparaginase 3 isoform X2: MEVGAVAAMRYVPEGIKAAKLVLEYTKHTMLVGDQASAFAISMGLPGPINLSSVESIEKWTKWKENYCQPNFRKNVIPRDNCGPYHPNGPSTRRCLMANDFMPNEFGSVNVGLHSHDTISMAVIDQLGRIAVGTSTNGATFKIPGRVGDGPIAGSSAYADAEVGACGATGDGDIMMRFLPCYQAVENMRLGMEPKLAAKDAISRIARKYPNFIGALFAVNKSGNHAGACHGWTFQYSVRNPGMNDVEVFTVHPQ, encoded by the exons ATGGAGGTGGGCGCTGTTGCTGCTATGAGGTATGTGCCAGAGGGCATTAAAGCTGCGAAGTTAGTGCTGGAGTATACTAAACATACTATGCTTGTTGGGGATCAAGCCTCAGCTTTTGCCATTTCAATGGGCCTTCCAGGGCCTATAAACCTAAGCTCAGTTGAGTCAATAGAGAAGTGGacaaaatggaaagaaaattatTGCCAACCTAATTTTCGAAAAAATGTTATCCCTAGGGATAATTGTGGTCCATACCATCCAAATGGTCCTTCAACAAGAAGATGCCTGATGGCGAATGATTTCATGCCTAATGAATTTGGATCAGTTAATGTAGGTTTACATAGCCATGATACAATATCCATGGCTGTCATTGACCAA cttGGACGGATTGCTGTTGGTACATCAACTAATGGAGCCACGTTCAAGATTCCAGGAAG GGTTGGTGATGGACCTATAGCAGGGTCTTCAGCATATGCAGATGCTGAAGTTGGTGCTTGTGGAGCAACTGGGGATGGTGATATTATGATGCGCTTCCTTCCATG TTATCAGGCCGTGGAGAATATGAGATTAGGAATGGAACCCAAACTTGCTGCAAAAGATGCTATATCGCGAATTGCAAGGAAGTATCCAAACTTCATTGGGGCTCTATTTGCAGTCAACAAAAGTGGAAATCATGCAGGTGCATGCCATGGTTGGACTTTTCAGTACTCTGTCAGAAACCCTGGGATGAATGACGTTGAGGTCTTTACCGTTCACCCCCAGTGA
- the LOC132056711 gene encoding probable isoaspartyl peptidase/L-asparaginase 3 isoform X1: protein MSVGPGGSPDENGETTIDAMVMDGETMEVGAVAAMRYVPEGIKAAKLVLEYTKHTMLVGDQASAFAISMGLPGPINLSSVESIEKWTKWKENYCQPNFRKNVIPRDNCGPYHPNGPSTRRCLMANDFMPNEFGSVNVGLHSHDTISMAVIDQLGRIAVGTSTNGATFKIPGRVGDGPIAGSSAYADAEVGACGATGDGDIMMRFLPCYQAVENMRLGMEPKLAAKDAISRIARKYPNFIGALFAVNKSGNHAGACHGWTFQYSVRNPGMNDVEVFTVHPQ from the exons aTGTCAGTTGGGCCTGGTGGAAGTCCAGACGAGAATGGAGAAACTACAATTGATGCCATGGTCATGGATGGG GAAACAATGGAGGTGGGCGCTGTTGCTGCTATGAGGTATGTGCCAGAGGGCATTAAAGCTGCGAAGTTAGTGCTGGAGTATACTAAACATACTATGCTTGTTGGGGATCAAGCCTCAGCTTTTGCCATTTCAATGGGCCTTCCAGGGCCTATAAACCTAAGCTCAGTTGAGTCAATAGAGAAGTGGacaaaatggaaagaaaattatTGCCAACCTAATTTTCGAAAAAATGTTATCCCTAGGGATAATTGTGGTCCATACCATCCAAATGGTCCTTCAACAAGAAGATGCCTGATGGCGAATGATTTCATGCCTAATGAATTTGGATCAGTTAATGTAGGTTTACATAGCCATGATACAATATCCATGGCTGTCATTGACCAA cttGGACGGATTGCTGTTGGTACATCAACTAATGGAGCCACGTTCAAGATTCCAGGAAG GGTTGGTGATGGACCTATAGCAGGGTCTTCAGCATATGCAGATGCTGAAGTTGGTGCTTGTGGAGCAACTGGGGATGGTGATATTATGATGCGCTTCCTTCCATG TTATCAGGCCGTGGAGAATATGAGATTAGGAATGGAACCCAAACTTGCTGCAAAAGATGCTATATCGCGAATTGCAAGGAAGTATCCAAACTTCATTGGGGCTCTATTTGCAGTCAACAAAAGTGGAAATCATGCAGGTGCATGCCATGGTTGGACTTTTCAGTACTCTGTCAGAAACCCTGGGATGAATGACGTTGAGGTCTTTACCGTTCACCCCCAGTGA